In Nocardia sputorum, a single genomic region encodes these proteins:
- a CDS encoding non-ribosomal peptide synthetase, with protein MTPTRRSARRTQHSRARNLLFPQLLTAAVDAAFDSTAVRYNPTGDPADQRELSYRELDEASSRWARYLIGFGVGPGDYVAVAITRSIESVLAVWAVAKTGAVYVPVDPSYPADRIAHMIADTGAVVGLTTSAHVGALAPLGVRWIELDAAAHREKVAAEPGHAVCYLDRLRPLTEQHLAYVIYTSGSTGKPKGVAVTHAGLASLVEHEIAARAVRRESRVSHLCTPSFDFSVIEMLLAFSAGATLVVAPPTVFGGVELADLLRRERVTHLCITPGALESLEPAGLGELRAILCGGERVGRELAARWATGDRSFYIVYGPTETTIFATGTEALCAGGATHIGTPVPALGVHVLDARLRMVPTGVIGELYLSGPALAQGYLGRPGATADRFVANPFAAVPGARMYRTGDLVRRTSAGVLEHHGRVDFQVKIRGLRIELGEIDNALTSHPDVDYAATLGTTLPSGGAALVSYVLPRTASTTGGRVRVALDTAELTDFLAKSLPAYMIPAAITVLDNLPLTPVGKLDRAALPEPVLTTRQFRPPATPTEQVVADIFAALLLPPGGAGRVGANDDFFELGGNSLIATRAAARLGAALGVRVPVALLFEASVVAKLAERLHEQARLGHPAPRPMARPERVPLSFAQRRMWFLNRFDPAGASNNIPLAVRLSGQLDMDALRAAIRDLVERHEVLRTSYPEHEGSGSQRVHALSEPGAVPELPVLDVTEAEILERTVATVVEGFDVTAAPPVRLRLLRSSETEHVLVGVVQHIAADGSSMGPLTADLMTAYAARVAGRAPAWKPLPFQYADYTLWQRDMLGAEDDPDSIFGRQLEFWRERLADLPERLDLPADRPRPAVFSGRGAVHEFKIDATVHAALNRLAHRTDATLFMVAHAAYAVLLARLSNTRDITVGAPVARRGEAAVDGLIGMFVNTLALRTDVDPAHSFAELLAQVRGRDIEAFGHADVPFERLVELLDPVRSSAHHPLFQTMLTFQNFAPAILELPALRVSALDFALPLAKFDLELTMVPHEDERTPLGISAAFTYSTDLFDEATVAGFARRLCGILATVADAADRAVGEIDLLDAAERTAILVHWNDTRRPVPAGLVLDGYRRAVARHPDDVAVVFLDRQLTYREFDERVNRLARVLIDHGVGAETLVGLAIRRSLDLVVGMYAILAAGGAYVPLDPEHPAERIAHVLAAARPLCVLTTSADEVPVPDDVTVLHVEALGADRRSGAPIRTEELLRTVRPEHPAYVIFTSGSTGRPKGVMVSHKAIDNQIGWMLARYPMGPGDAYLQKTATTFDVSLWGYLMPLRAGAKLVVAEPDGHRDAGYLASAIAAHGVTVTDFVPSMLTAFAAHAPAESLATLRDLFVIGEALPPETVRAVRAVTGAHVHNLYGPTEAAVSVTYWPAGTGDGMTVPIGQPQWNTQVYVLDSRLQPVAAGVPGELYLAGDQLARGYVRQAASTAGRFVANPFDSGARMYRTGDLAMWRAPGGGRPQRLEYLGRTDFQVKFRGQRIEPGEIETALLAQSSVSQAVAAVVPSPSGDRLVAYVVPQPGQAVDRAELMAGISAVLPPYMIPSALVELPELPLNASGKLDRRALPEPAIEARTFRAARNPVEQAVAQVFAELLGAERVGIDDDFFALGGNSLLATRTVARVNEALGSQVGVRDLFEAPLVSALATRVAAGGAGTTRPPLTRTRRPDRIPLSLAQQRMWLLNRIEPDSPAYNMPFAIRLTGVLDLPALRHAVADVIERHEVLRTRYPVDAEGQPYQEILPADAVLPDGIAVEHRVADVAHMVDGLMSAGFDVTAAAPIRVRLFTSDRDHLLVIVTHHIAADGSSLAPLARDLVTAYTARLGGGAPDRAPLPVQYADFALWQHAAIGLGDNSDSIAAQQLAYWRNQLAGLPGPLELPTDRPRPSAVSSRGASIGHSIPARIHERLSRIARDHNATLFMVVHAALATLIGRLCGATDVVIGTPVAGRGERALDDLVGMFVNTLALRVEVDPSATFRDLVGRTREAALSAFGNGDVPFERVVEEAAPARTGARNPLFPVLLSFQNIEQPTLELPDLTVTAVDNGSTAAKFDLQVVVEPRLGDDGRTEMAVTFTYATELFDESTVRAFARRFERVVSAVAEDPSVRVWDIDVLDEGESCPAVTRSCEAPDVIAPTLPELIGEQARRRPEATAVRSGAATLSFGALQRRANRIARALIAAGAGPETVVAVAVPRTEELPAALLGVLTAGAAYLPIDLTYPAQRLAFVLADAAPVCVLTTTDEQSALPDSGLTAVLLEQTAEYTDDPLTDADRVTPLHPDNLAYVIYTSGSTGVPKGVGVTHRNAVELFTRAQPLFEFGERDVWTLFHSFAFDFSVWELWCALVTGGAVVVVDYETSRSPEQFRQLLIRERVTVLNQTPSAFCQLVDADRDASAAPGELALRYVIFGGEALDLRHLRRWYERHPAHTPRLVNMYGITETTVHVSFLEVGADLADSPLSLIGRALPGLDTHVLDIRLRPAPFGTPGEIYVAGGQLSRGYAGRPGLTATRFVANPFGPPGSRMYRSGDLARWSRFGGDAGLAYTGRGDQQVQLRGFRIELGEIESALVRCPGVRQAVALVRTDAALGDQLVGYVLPEPGARPDPAGLREQVAAYLTGYMVPAAIVVLDAFPLTPNGKLDRRALPAPAFGTREFRAPATPVEATVADAFAAVLGAERFGMDDNFFEHGGNSLLAAKLTLRLSSALGTRIPVMRVFTASTPAELVADLARRASGAVETEAAFDMLLPLRPSGSAAPLFCVHPVSGISWSYAGLAAYLDPERPLYGLQTPVLATDEVMPGSIEEWAHRYVELIRSKQPAGPYHLLGWSFGGVIAHEIAVQLQRRGERVALLAVMDSYMADPPGTPPGDAGQVPVAELMGGLLGEQAGDLGNVAEVDWAALPQRMTEFPEPFASFGSDRVTRILDAAVHSVALRGAYDPPVYRGDVVYFTAALDDPTGCVGASLWREVVEGRVHNHAVSTTHWRMTTAAGLAEIADVLTRAWRAGETGEERPVSR; from the coding sequence ATGACCCCGACACGCCGTTCCGCACGTCGCACCCAGCATTCACGGGCACGCAATCTCCTGTTCCCTCAACTGCTCACGGCCGCGGTCGACGCGGCGTTCGACTCCACGGCGGTCCGGTATAATCCCACCGGCGATCCAGCGGATCAGCGGGAGCTCAGCTACCGGGAACTGGACGAGGCGTCCTCGCGGTGGGCGCGCTATCTGATCGGGTTCGGGGTGGGGCCGGGGGACTACGTCGCGGTGGCCATCACCCGTTCGATCGAGTCGGTGCTGGCGGTGTGGGCGGTCGCGAAGACCGGCGCCGTCTACGTGCCCGTCGATCCTTCCTATCCGGCAGATCGAATCGCGCACATGATCGCGGATACCGGCGCGGTCGTCGGGCTCACCACCTCGGCGCACGTGGGCGCGCTCGCCCCGCTCGGAGTGCGGTGGATCGAACTCGACGCCGCGGCACACCGGGAGAAGGTCGCCGCCGAGCCGGGCCATGCGGTCTGCTATCTGGACCGGCTACGTCCGCTCACCGAACAGCACCTCGCCTACGTGATCTACACGTCCGGCTCGACGGGCAAGCCGAAAGGCGTCGCGGTGACGCACGCCGGTCTCGCGAGCTTGGTGGAGCACGAGATCGCCGCCCGGGCGGTGCGGCGGGAGTCGCGCGTCTCGCATCTGTGCACACCGAGCTTCGACTTCTCGGTGATCGAGATGCTGCTCGCCTTCTCGGCGGGCGCGACGCTGGTCGTCGCGCCGCCCACGGTGTTCGGCGGCGTCGAACTCGCCGATCTGCTGCGCCGTGAGCGGGTGACGCATCTGTGCATCACACCCGGGGCGCTGGAATCGCTCGAGCCGGCCGGTCTCGGCGAACTGCGGGCCATCCTGTGCGGCGGTGAACGGGTGGGCCGCGAACTGGCCGCACGATGGGCGACCGGCGACCGCAGCTTCTACATCGTCTACGGCCCCACCGAGACCACCATCTTCGCCACCGGCACCGAGGCGTTGTGCGCGGGCGGCGCGACCCATATCGGCACCCCGGTACCGGCGCTGGGCGTCCACGTGCTCGATGCCCGGTTGCGGATGGTGCCCACGGGCGTGATCGGGGAGCTGTATCTGTCCGGACCGGCGCTGGCTCAGGGCTACCTCGGGCGCCCCGGGGCGACCGCGGACAGGTTCGTGGCCAATCCCTTCGCGGCGGTGCCCGGCGCCCGCATGTACCGCACCGGAGACCTGGTACGGCGCACCTCGGCAGGCGTGCTCGAACACCACGGGCGGGTGGACTTCCAGGTCAAGATCCGCGGGCTGCGGATCGAGCTCGGCGAGATCGACAACGCGCTGACCAGCCACCCCGACGTCGACTACGCCGCGACCCTCGGCACGACACTGCCCTCCGGTGGCGCCGCGCTGGTCTCCTATGTGCTGCCACGAACGGCATCCACCACCGGCGGCCGCGTCCGGGTGGCGCTGGACACCGCGGAGCTCACCGATTTTCTCGCGAAATCTCTTCCGGCATACATGATTCCGGCCGCGATCACGGTGCTCGACAATCTGCCGCTGACGCCGGTCGGCAAGCTGGATCGCGCCGCGTTACCGGAGCCGGTGCTCACCACCCGGCAGTTCCGGCCCCCCGCCACACCGACCGAGCAGGTGGTCGCCGACATCTTCGCCGCGCTGCTCCTGCCGCCGGGCGGCGCGGGCCGGGTGGGTGCGAACGACGACTTCTTCGAGCTCGGCGGCAATTCGCTGATAGCGACGCGGGCGGCCGCGCGGCTGGGCGCCGCCCTGGGCGTGCGGGTTCCGGTCGCGCTGCTGTTCGAGGCGTCGGTGGTGGCGAAACTGGCCGAACGCTTGCACGAGCAGGCACGCCTCGGCCATCCCGCACCGCGACCGATGGCGCGACCGGAGCGGGTGCCGCTGTCGTTCGCGCAGCGGCGGATGTGGTTCTTGAACCGATTCGATCCGGCCGGAGCGAGCAACAACATCCCGCTGGCGGTGCGGCTGAGCGGACAGCTGGACATGGACGCGCTGCGGGCCGCGATCCGGGATCTCGTCGAGCGGCACGAGGTGCTGCGGACCAGCTATCCGGAGCACGAGGGGTCAGGCAGCCAGCGGGTGCACGCCCTGTCGGAGCCCGGGGCGGTCCCGGAACTGCCGGTGCTCGACGTCACCGAAGCCGAAATCCTCGAGCGCACGGTGGCCACTGTGGTCGAGGGTTTCGACGTTACGGCGGCGCCGCCGGTCCGGTTGCGTCTGCTGCGCTCGAGCGAGACCGAGCACGTGCTGGTGGGCGTGGTCCAGCACATCGCCGCGGACGGCTCCTCCATGGGCCCGCTGACCGCAGACCTGATGACGGCATACGCGGCCAGGGTCGCAGGCCGCGCGCCCGCCTGGAAACCCCTGCCCTTCCAGTACGCGGACTACACGCTGTGGCAGCGCGACATGCTCGGAGCGGAGGACGATCCGGACTCGATCTTCGGGCGACAACTCGAATTCTGGCGCGAGCGGCTGGCCGACCTGCCGGAGAGACTGGATCTACCGGCCGACCGGCCGCGCCCCGCGGTGTTCTCCGGTCGCGGCGCCGTCCACGAGTTCAAGATCGACGCGACGGTGCACGCGGCGCTGAACCGGCTGGCGCACCGAACCGACGCGACGCTGTTCATGGTCGCGCACGCCGCGTACGCCGTCTTGCTGGCGCGGTTGTCCAACACCCGCGACATCACCGTGGGCGCACCGGTGGCCCGACGTGGCGAGGCCGCGGTGGACGGCCTGATCGGCATGTTCGTCAACACCCTCGCGCTGCGGACCGACGTCGACCCCGCCCACAGTTTCGCCGAACTGCTCGCGCAGGTGCGCGGCCGGGACATCGAAGCGTTCGGTCATGCCGACGTGCCGTTCGAACGTCTGGTGGAACTACTGGACCCGGTGCGTTCGAGTGCGCATCACCCGCTGTTCCAGACCATGCTGACGTTCCAGAACTTCGCGCCCGCGATACTGGAATTGCCCGCGCTGCGCGTCTCCGCGCTGGATTTCGCCCTGCCGCTGGCGAAATTCGATCTCGAGCTGACCATGGTGCCGCACGAGGACGAGCGGACGCCGCTGGGCATCTCGGCGGCGTTCACCTACTCCACCGACCTGTTCGACGAGGCCACGGTGGCGGGTTTCGCCCGGCGGCTGTGCGGGATCCTCGCGACCGTCGCCGATGCGGCGGATCGCGCGGTAGGGGAGATCGACCTGTTGGACGCCGCGGAGCGCACCGCGATCCTGGTTCATTGGAACGACACCCGGCGCCCGGTCCCGGCGGGTCTGGTGCTCGACGGATACCGGCGTGCGGTGGCGCGTCATCCGGACGATGTCGCGGTCGTCTTCCTGGACCGGCAGCTGACCTACCGTGAGTTCGACGAGCGGGTCAACCGGCTCGCCCGGGTGCTCATCGATCACGGCGTCGGCGCGGAAACGCTGGTGGGACTGGCGATCCGGCGTTCGCTGGATCTGGTGGTCGGCATGTACGCGATTCTCGCCGCCGGTGGCGCGTACGTACCGCTGGACCCCGAACATCCCGCCGAACGAATCGCGCACGTGCTCGCCGCCGCCCGGCCCCTCTGCGTGCTCACCACCTCCGCCGACGAAGTACCGGTGCCCGACGACGTCACCGTCCTGCACGTGGAGGCGCTCGGTGCCGATCGGCGCTCGGGCGCGCCGATCCGCACGGAAGAACTGTTGCGGACGGTGCGCCCCGAACACCCGGCGTATGTGATCTTCACGTCGGGTTCGACCGGACGCCCGAAGGGCGTGATGGTCTCGCACAAGGCGATCGACAACCAGATCGGGTGGATGCTCGCCCGGTACCCCATGGGGCCGGGGGATGCCTACCTGCAGAAGACCGCGACCACCTTCGACGTCTCGTTGTGGGGCTATCTGATGCCGCTGCGGGCGGGTGCGAAACTGGTCGTCGCCGAACCCGACGGGCATCGTGACGCGGGCTACCTCGCGTCGGCCATCGCCGCGCACGGTGTCACGGTCACCGATTTCGTGCCCTCGATGTTGACGGCGTTCGCCGCGCACGCGCCGGCCGAAAGCCTTGCGACACTGCGCGATCTGTTCGTCATCGGGGAGGCGCTGCCACCGGAGACCGTGCGCGCGGTCCGTGCGGTCACCGGCGCACACGTGCACAACCTCTACGGACCCACCGAAGCCGCGGTATCGGTCACCTACTGGCCCGCTGGAACAGGTGACGGGATGACGGTGCCCATCGGTCAGCCGCAATGGAACACCCAGGTCTACGTCCTGGATTCGCGGCTGCAACCGGTCGCGGCCGGCGTGCCAGGCGAGTTGTATCTGGCCGGAGACCAACTCGCCCGTGGATACGTGCGGCAGGCCGCATCGACCGCCGGTCGTTTCGTCGCCAACCCGTTCGACAGCGGCGCAAGGATGTACCGCACCGGCGACCTGGCCATGTGGCGCGCGCCCGGCGGCGGCCGGCCCCAACGACTGGAATATCTCGGGCGCACCGATTTCCAGGTGAAGTTCCGTGGCCAGCGCATCGAACCAGGGGAGATCGAGACCGCGCTGCTCGCGCAGTCCTCGGTGAGCCAAGCGGTCGCCGCGGTGGTGCCCTCGCCATCGGGAGATCGGCTGGTGGCCTATGTGGTCCCGCAGCCCGGCCAGGCCGTCGACCGCGCGGAACTCATGGCCGGGATCTCGGCGGTGCTGCCCCCCTACATGATCCCGTCCGCCCTGGTGGAGCTCCCGGAGCTGCCGTTGAACGCGAGCGGCAAACTCGATCGCAGAGCACTGCCCGAGCCGGCGATCGAGGCCAGGACGTTCCGGGCTGCTCGCAACCCCGTCGAACAGGCCGTCGCGCAGGTGTTCGCCGAGCTGCTCGGCGCCGAGCGAGTCGGGATCGATGACGATTTCTTCGCCCTCGGCGGCAATTCGCTGCTCGCCACCCGAACCGTCGCGCGGGTGAACGAGGCGCTGGGATCTCAGGTCGGCGTGCGCGACCTCTTCGAGGCGCCGCTCGTCTCCGCGCTCGCCACGCGGGTTGCCGCCGGTGGGGCGGGTACCACTCGTCCGCCGTTGACGCGGACGCGACGGCCGGACCGCATTCCGCTATCGCTCGCACAGCAGCGCATGTGGTTGCTCAACCGCATCGAGCCGGACTCACCTGCCTACAACATGCCTTTCGCCATCCGGCTGACCGGTGTCCTGGACCTGCCCGCGCTGCGCCACGCGGTCGCCGACGTGATCGAACGCCACGAGGTGCTGCGCACCCGGTACCCGGTCGACGCCGAGGGACAGCCCTATCAGGAGATCCTTCCGGCGGACGCGGTTCTTCCCGACGGCATCGCGGTCGAGCACCGCGTCGCCGACGTCGCGCACATGGTCGACGGGCTGATGTCCGCGGGCTTCGACGTGACCGCGGCCGCGCCCATCCGGGTCCGGCTGTTCACCTCGGATCGCGATCATCTGCTCGTCATCGTGACCCACCACATCGCGGCGGACGGATCGTCGCTCGCGCCGCTGGCGCGCGACCTGGTGACCGCCTACACGGCGCGTCTCGGCGGTGGCGCGCCGGACCGGGCGCCGCTGCCGGTGCAGTACGCCGACTTCGCCCTCTGGCAGCACGCCGCCATCGGACTCGGTGATAATTCCGATTCGATTGCGGCGCAACAGCTTGCATACTGGCGCAACCAGCTGGCCGGGCTGCCGGGACCATTGGAACTGCCGACCGATCGACCGCGACCGTCGGCCGTCTCCTCCCGTGGCGCGTCGATCGGCCATTCGATCCCGGCGCGGATCCACGAGCGGCTGAGCCGGATCGCGCGCGACCACAACGCGACGCTGTTCATGGTCGTGCACGCGGCGCTCGCGACACTGATCGGGCGCCTGTGCGGCGCGACGGATGTCGTGATCGGCACCCCGGTCGCCGGGCGCGGCGAACGCGCGCTGGACGACCTGGTCGGGATGTTCGTCAACACGTTGGCTCTGCGCGTCGAGGTGGACCCCTCCGCTACGTTCCGCGACCTCGTCGGCCGGACCAGGGAAGCGGCCCTCTCGGCGTTCGGCAACGGCGACGTGCCGTTCGAGCGGGTGGTCGAGGAGGCCGCCCCCGCACGCACCGGGGCGCGCAACCCGCTCTTCCCGGTGCTGCTGTCGTTCCAGAACATCGAGCAGCCCACCCTGGAACTGCCCGACCTGACGGTCACCGCGGTCGACAACGGCTCGACCGCGGCCAAATTCGATCTGCAAGTGGTCGTCGAGCCCCGGCTCGGTGACGACGGCCGGACCGAGATGGCAGTGACCTTCACCTACGCCACCGAACTCTTCGACGAATCGACCGTCCGCGCCTTCGCTCGCCGGTTCGAGCGCGTCGTGTCCGCGGTCGCGGAGGATCCCTCGGTGCGGGTCTGGGACATTGATGTCCTCGACGAAGGCGAAAGCTGCCCGGCGGTCACGCGATCGTGCGAGGCACCGGACGTGATCGCGCCGACGCTACCCGAGCTGATCGGCGAGCAGGCGCGCCGCAGGCCCGAGGCGACGGCCGTGCGGTCCGGCGCCGCCACCCTGAGCTTCGGCGCGTTGCAGCGGCGCGCGAATCGCATCGCCCGCGCTCTGATCGCGGCCGGGGCGGGGCCGGAAACCGTTGTGGCCGTCGCGGTGCCACGCACCGAAGAACTGCCCGCCGCGCTGCTCGGCGTGCTCACGGCCGGCGCCGCGTACTTGCCGATCGACCTCACCTATCCGGCGCAGCGGCTGGCCTTCGTTCTCGCCGACGCGGCACCGGTGTGTGTGCTGACCACAACCGACGAACAGTCCGCTCTCCCGGACTCGGGCCTGACCGCCGTTTTGCTGGAGCAGACGGCGGAATACACCGACGATCCGCTCACCGATGCCGACCGCGTGACGCCTCTGCACCCGGACAACCTCGCCTATGTCATCTACACCTCTGGCTCCACCGGCGTGCCCAAGGGTGTCGGCGTCACGCACCGCAATGCGGTGGAGTTGTTCACCAGGGCGCAGCCGCTGTTCGAATTCGGCGAGCGGGACGTCTGGACGTTGTTCCACTCCTTCGCCTTCGACTTCTCGGTGTGGGAGCTGTGGTGCGCGCTCGTGACCGGCGGTGCCGTCGTCGTGGTCGACTACGAGACCTCGCGATCACCGGAGCAGTTCCGCCAGTTGCTGATTCGCGAGCGGGTGACGGTGCTGAACCAGACGCCGTCGGCGTTCTGCCAACTCGTCGACGCCGACCGGGACGCTTCGGCCGCGCCCGGGGAGCTCGCGCTCCGGTACGTGATATTCGGCGGTGAGGCGCTGGATCTGCGGCACCTGCGACGCTGGTACGAGCGTCATCCGGCGCACACGCCACGCCTGGTCAACATGTACGGCATCACGGAGACCACCGTGCACGTGTCCTTCCTGGAGGTCGGCGCGGATCTGGCGGACAGTCCGCTCAGCCTGATCGGCCGTGCGCTGCCCGGGCTGGACACGCACGTGCTGGACATCCGCCTGCGACCGGCGCCGTTCGGTACCCCCGGGGAGATCTATGTCGCGGGTGGTCAGCTGTCGCGCGGCTACGCGGGACGCCCCGGGCTCACCGCGACGCGGTTCGTCGCGAATCCTTTCGGGCCGCCCGGGTCCCGGATGTACCGTTCGGGTGACCTCGCGCGCTGGAGCCGCTTCGGCGGTGACGCCGGTCTCGCCTATACGGGTCGCGGCGACCAGCAGGTGCAGCTGCGGGGCTTCCGGATCGAGCTGGGGGAGATCGAATCGGCGCTGGTGCGTTGTCCGGGCGTGCGCCAGGCAGTCGCGCTGGTGCGGACCGATGCCGCTCTCGGCGATCAGCTCGTGGGTTACGTGCTACCGGAGCCCGGTGCGCGGCCCGACCCGGCCGGATTGCGCGAGCAGGTTGCCGCGTATCTGACCGGCTACATGGTTCCCGCCGCGATCGTCGTGCTCGACGCCTTCCCGTTGACGCCCAACGGCAAACTCGACCGTCGGGCGTTGCCCGCGCCGGCATTCGGCACACGGGAATTCCGCGCGCCCGCCACGCCCGTCGAGGCCACCGTCGCCGACGCATTCGCCGCGGTGCTCGGCGCCGAGCGCTTCGGCATGGACGACAACTTCTTCGAACACGGCGGGAACTCGCTGCTCGCCGCCAAGCTGACGCTCCGGCTGTCGTCCGCGCTCGGCACTCGTATCCCGGTGATGCGGGTGTTCACCGCGTCCACACCCGCGGAGCTGGTCGCCGACCTGGCCCGTCGTGCGAGCGGCGCGGTCGAGACCGAGGCGGCCTTCGACATGCTGTTGCCGCTGCGCCCCTCGGGTTCGGCCGCACCGCTGTTCTGCGTTCACCCGGTCTCGGGGATCTCCTGGTCGTACGCCGGCCTCGCCGCTTACCTCGACCCGGAGCGCCCGCTCTACGGTCTGCAAACGCCGGTACTGGCAACCGACGAAGTGATGCCGGGCTCGATCGAGGAATGGGCGCACCGTTACGTCGAGCTGATCCGTTCGAAGCAACCGGCCGGCCCCTATCATCTGCTCGGCTGGTCCTTCGGTGGCGTCATCGCGCACGAGATAGCCGTCCAACTGCAACGTCGAGGCGAGCGAGTCGCGTTGCTCGCGGTGATGGACAGTTACATGGCGGATCCGCCGGGCACACCGCCCGGCGACGCGGGCCAGGTGCCGGTGGCCGAACTCATGGGTGGTCTGCTCGGTGAGCAAGCCGGCGACCTCGGCAACGTCGCGGAAGTGGACTGGGCCGCGCTGCCCCAGAGGATGACCGAATTCCCCGAGCCTTTCGCTTCGTTCGGATCCGACCGCGTCACTCGCATCCTCGACGCGGCAGTGCACTCGGTCGCGCTGCGCGGAGCCTACGACCCGCCCGTGTACCGCGGCGACGTCGTCTATTTCACCGCCGCTCTCGACGACCCGACCGGCTGTGTGGGCGCGTCGCTGTGGCGTGAGGTCGTCGAGGGCCGCGTGCACAACCACGCCGTGTCCACCACGCATTGGCGGATGACCACGGCGGCCGGCCTGGCGGAGATAGCCGACGTGCTCACCCGAGCGTGGCGTGCGGGCGAGACGGGCGAGGAGCGGCCGGTCAGCCGGTGA
- a CDS encoding NAD(P)/FAD-dependent oxidoreductase yields the protein MRTVLILGAGFGGLELATRLSGSLAGDLRVVVIDRNDSFTFGFAKLDILFRDVPPEAVRVPYTRFAHPRVEFRQEEVTEIDPSARRVRTDHDVYDPDILVIALGADYDPGATPGFLEDGYEYYSIDGARRLRERLTGFDGGSVLIAVLGVPFKCPPAPYEGTMLLHEQLDRRGVRDRAEIRFASPMESPIPVSPETSAAIVEALARRGIDYSPGLPVQALDPSRHVAVTRGGDLSYDLFIGIPKHRVPAVVEASGLTEGGTDGWVAVDPQTLATPYPGVYALGDCADAPVPRAGVFAEDAARTVAACIEAELRGAAPSERYRGRGTCHIEFGDGLVGKVEADFLSGPAPAAPFSPPSAELAREKAAAAEARLRRWFTG from the coding sequence ATGCGAACCGTACTCATTCTCGGTGCGGGGTTCGGAGGACTGGAGCTGGCCACCCGTCTGTCGGGTTCGCTCGCCGGTGATCTCCGTGTCGTCGTCATCGACCGAAACGACTCTTTCACCTTCGGCTTCGCCAAGCTGGACATCCTGTTCCGAGACGTGCCGCCGGAGGCCGTGCGCGTGCCGTACACCCGTTTCGCACATCCGCGCGTCGAATTCCGGCAGGAGGAGGTCACCGAGATCGACCCGAGCGCCCGACGGGTCCGCACCGATCACGACGTGTACGACCCGGACATTCTCGTCATCGCACTCGGCGCCGATTACGACCCCGGCGCCACCCCCGGATTCCTCGAAGACGGGTACGAGTACTACTCCATCGACGGCGCCCGCCGATTGCGCGAACGCCTGACCGGCTTCGACGGCGGTTCGGTGCTCATCGCGGTGCTGGGCGTCCCGTTCAAATGCCCGCCCGCGCCGTATGAAGGCACGATGCTCCTGCACGAGCAGCTGGATCGGCGTGGGGTCCGCGACCGCGCCGAGATCCGGTTCGCCAGCCCGATGGAGTCACCGATCCCGGTGTCCCCGGAGACCTCCGCCGCGATCGTCGAAGCGCTGGCCCGGCGTGGGATCGACTACTCCCCCGGGCTGCCGGTCCAGGCGCTCGACCCGAGCCGTCATGTGGCGGTCACCCGCGGCGGCGATCTGTCCTACGACCTGTTCATCGGAATCCCGAAGCACCGCGTCCCCGCGGTCGTCGAGGCATCGGGGCTCACCGAAGGCGGGACCGACGGCTGGGTCGCCGTCGACCCGCAGACCCTCGCAACGCCGTATCCCGGCGTCTACGCCCTCGGCGACTGCGCCGATGCTCCGGTCCCGCGTGCGGGCGTCTTCGCCGAGGACGCCGCCCGCACCGTCGCCGCGTGTATCGAGGCCGAGCTGCGCGGAGCGGCCCCGTCGGAGCGGTACCGCGGCCGGGGCACCTGCCATATCGAGTTCGGCGACGGGCTGGTCGGCAAGGTGGAGGCCGATTTCCTCTCCGGTCCCGCGCCGGCCGCGCCGTTCTCCCCGCCGTCGGCGGAACTGGCCCGGGAGAAGGCCGCGGCCGCCGAGGCCAGGCTGCGGCGCTGGTTCACCGGCTGA